Proteins from one Fragaria vesca subsp. vesca linkage group LG6, FraVesHawaii_1.0, whole genome shotgun sequence genomic window:
- the LOC101308885 gene encoding uncharacterized protein LOC101308885 isoform 2, with protein MAWRQTLFHTRAILTPHSTTGLARFSTKSTPYLEKVGIPEFLNGIGKGVEAHVAKIESEIGDIQKLLVTRTLRLKKLGIPVKQRKLILKYTHKYRLGLWRPLARPMKS; from the exons ATGGCTTGGAGGCAAACACTGTTCCACACCAGAGCAATTTTGACTCCGCATTCAACAACTGGGCTCGCCAGATTCTCCACCAAATCAACTCCTTACTTGG AGAAAGTTGGGATACCGGAGTTTTTAAATGGAATAGGCAAAGGGGTGGAAGCTCATGTGGCCAAAATTGAATCTGAGATTGGTGACATTCAGAAGCTGCTCGTCACCCGTACTCTCAGACTGAAGAAACTTGGCATCCCTGTCAAACAA AGGAAGCTGATCTTGAAATACACCCACAAGTATAGGCTGGGACTTTGGAGGCCTCTAGCTCGCCCAATGAAATCCTAG